One part of the Candidatus Neomarinimicrobiota bacterium genome encodes these proteins:
- a CDS encoding ABC transporter ATP-binding protein, translating to MTEKHILNAYGIRKTYRSGSDTLLILDDVSLKLYPGDFVSLMGVSGSGKSTFLNILGTMDAPDTGHVLIHGIDTVCLKESELAEFRRKHIGFVFQFHYLLPEFSICENVAMPLMIAGESRTHALKKALELMDYLGIVERRDHFPAEISGGEKQRAAICRALIARPDIIFADEPTGNLDRETGNQVLNLFQKINRDFKQCFFLVTHDESIGAIASRQYLLKDATLIEKKGELVSCL from the coding sequence ATGACGGAAAAACACATATTGAATGCCTATGGCATTCGGAAAACCTACCGATCCGGATCAGATACCCTTCTCATTCTGGATGATGTATCCTTAAAGCTTTACCCCGGCGATTTCGTCTCCCTCATGGGAGTGTCCGGTTCGGGGAAATCCACATTTTTAAATATACTGGGAACGATGGACGCGCCGGATACGGGACATGTTTTGATTCACGGGATCGATACGGTTTGTTTGAAGGAATCCGAACTGGCGGAATTTAGACGGAAACATATCGGGTTTGTTTTTCAGTTCCACTATCTCCTGCCTGAATTTTCCATTTGTGAAAATGTGGCCATGCCCCTTATGATTGCCGGAGAATCACGGACACATGCTTTGAAAAAGGCGCTTGAACTTATGGATTACCTGGGTATTGTCGAAAGGCGGGATCATTTTCCGGCGGAAATTTCCGGAGGTGAAAAGCAACGGGCAGCCATTTGCAGGGCATTGATCGCCCGACCGGATATCATTTTTGCCGATGAACCTACAGGCAATCTGGACCGGGAAACCGGAAATCAGGTACTGAACCTTTTTCAAAAAATCAACCGGGATTTTAAGCAGTGTTTCTTTTTAGTAACCCACGATGAATCCATCGGTGCCATTGCTTCAAGGCAATACCTGTTGAAAGATGCAACCCTGATTGAAAAAAAAGGAGAATTGGTTTCATGCTTATGA